A DNA window from Theobroma cacao cultivar B97-61/B2 chromosome 5, Criollo_cocoa_genome_V2, whole genome shotgun sequence contains the following coding sequences:
- the LOC18599074 gene encoding rhodanese-like domain-containing protein 9, chloroplastic, whose translation MAGIAGACYSTLSCTSNSRRSWLELKTYHGRAISGIPARRRNLSIRAEVNFVNAEEAKKLRADEGYAVLDVRDKSQFDRAHIKSCYHVPLFIENQDNDPGTIIKRTLHNNFSGLFFGLPFTKPNPHFVQSVKSQFSPDSKLLLVCQEGLRSAAAANKLEQAGFQKIACMTSGLQTAKPGTFDSVGSKELQDAGKAGLVTIQGKISAVLGTVLICAFLFITLFPDQAEKLLQMFPAS comes from the exons ATGGCTGGGATTGCTGGTGCTTGTTATTCAACGCTTTCTTGTACAAG CAATTCCAGGAGAAGTTGGTTGGAATTAAAGACTTACCATGGAAGAGCCATCTCAGGGATACCTGCTCGGCGAAGAAATTTAAGCATTAGAGCGGAAGTGAATTTTGTGAATGCTGAAGAAGCAAAAAAGCTTAGAGCAGATGAGGGTTATGCAGTACTTGACGTCCGTGACAAATCTCAGTTTGATCGAGCTCATATTAAATCATGTTATCATGTACCTCTTTTCATTGAAAACCAAGACAATGACCCTG GCACAATAATAAAGAGGACTTTGCACAATAATTTTTCAGGTTTATTCTTTGGGTTGCCATTTACAAAACCCAATCCTCATTTTGTACAATCTGTGAAAAGCCAGTTTTCACCCGATAGTAAATTGCTGCTTGTATGCCAGGAGGGGCTAAG GTCTGCTGCTGCTGCCAATAAATTGGAGCAAGCTGGTTTCCAGAAAATAGCATGTATGACATCGGGACTTCAAACTGCAAAACCAG GTACATTTGATTCTGTAGGTTCTAAAGAGTTGCAAGACGCTGGCAAAGCTGGTTTGGTGACAATTCAAGGCAAGATCTCAGCTGTGCTTGGCACTGTACTCATCT GCGCATTTCTGTTCATAACCCTGTTTCCGGATCAAGCAGAGAAGCTACTTCAGATGTTTCCTGCAAGCTAG
- the LOC18599076 gene encoding outer envelope pore protein 16-3, chloroplastic/mitochondrial yields MDPSDLRYYEDDDLPMLKTIKGATTGLVAGTIWGTIVATWYDVPRVERSVALPGLVRTLKMMGNHGITFAAIGGVYIGVEQLLQNYRMKRDFVNGAVGGFVAGASILGFKGRSISTAIAAGTALAVTSAVIDAGGQTTRIDTGKEYYPYTTKKRPTADS; encoded by the exons ATGGACCCTTCAGATCTTAGGTATTATGAGGATGATGACTTGCCAATGTTGAAAACAATCAAGGGTGCCACTACTGGTTTGGTTGCCGGAACTATCTGGGGGACTATTGTTGCTACTTGGTATGATGTACCTCGTGTTGAGAGAAGTGTTGCCCTTCCAGGGCTCGTAAGGACACTGAAGATGATGGGCAATCACGGAATAACATTTGCAGCAATTGGGGGAGTATACATTGGTGTGGAGCAACTGTTGCAGAATTATAGGATGAAGAGAGACTTTGTTAATGGTGCTGTTGGTGGTTTCGTTGCTGGGGCTTCCATTCTCGGTTTCAAAG GGAGGAGCATCTCAACAGCTATTGCTGCTGGGACAGCACTGGCAGTCACCTCTGCCGTGATTGATGCTGGAGGTCAGACAACAAGAATAGACACAGGGAAAGAGTATTACCCTTACACCACCAAGAAAAGACCTACTGCTGATTCATAA
- the LOC18599077 gene encoding CDK5RAP3-like protein, which produces MQTPEDIRNLPIDITFSRLGEWLVDRKRVPSVWRKRLAAIRSKISKEFTALPKDIDPYFQTLDPEGIGYLEAKKIYDILLKSTPESRNIFGRLSGAAGSWEAIVHSFEKDHLFLGEAAQIIIQNVNYEIPYQKKQVQKIQQQLAELERKEADIKRSAALSAAKYAEACQELGLQGKNVRLELLETANSLPSTFGRILEVIDGDSVSRAIEYYSNFVRDAHTEKDKSSFAVLLNLKDIRENPPSLNVSAASEILDLENTQLRSNEINHVRGDIDVNADTIDWDISVDSAQIDWDIGTLEATDDSGNGLGPYEIVNASEILQNSAPNEAAESDKTPLHKTEDNPLPEISVSDISWDISVETPQVDVIHDVSLPNIQLENQTYAPDTLPDTPGIREERSQLLETEYRNKILDDLYEMKAFLNQRLVELRNEDTLSLQNQVQAVAPLVLQQYTPDAIETMISDVSLAVSLLTNRKTRDLIMILNSKRFLDRIVSTLEEKKHHEVKLKEGLKDVAAKRMELQNSLSSSWPKQEAALAKTRELKKLCESTLSSVFDGRPVNIIGEINALLSSGISA; this is translated from the exons atgcaaaCGCCGGAGGACATTCGTAATCTCCCAATCGACATAACATTTTCTCGTCTTGGAG AATGGTTGGTTGATCGCAAGAGAGTACCGTCGGTTTGGAGAAAGAGACTAGCGGCGATACGATCGAAGATATCGAAGGAGTTCACGGCCTTGCCTAAGGATATTGATCCCTATTTTCAGACCCTTGACCCTGAAg GAATTGGTTACTTAGAggccaaaaaaatatatgatattcTTCTTAAGTCGACTCCAGAAAGCCGGAACATATTTGGCCGGCTATCAGGTGCTGCT GGATCTTGGGAAGCAATTGTGCATTCTTTTGAAAAAGATCATCTTTTCCTTGGTGAGGCTGctcaaataattattcaaaatgtaaattatgaaat CCCATATCAGAAAAAACAGGTGCAAAAGATTCAGCAGCAATTAGCTGAACTTGAGCGGAAGGAAGCTGATATAAAAAGAAGTGCAGCTTTGTCAGCTGCTAAATATGCTGAGGCTTGCCAAGAGCTTGGTTTGCAG GGAAAAAATGTCAGGCTTGAACTCTTAGAGACTGCAAATTCACTTCCAAGCACATTTGGCAGGATTTTAGAAGTCATTGATGGTGATTCTGTTTCACGGGCAATCGAATATTACTCTAATTTTGTCAGAGATGCTCATACAGAGAAGGAT AAATCTTCATTTGCTGTCTTGCTCAACTTGAAAGACATTCGTGAAAATCCTCCATCTTTGAATGTTTCTGCAGCTTCTGAGATCCTTGATTTAGAAAATACTCAATTAAGATCTAATGAAATAAACCATGTGAGGGGAGACATAGATGTCAATGCTGATACTATTGATTGGGATATCTCTGTTGACAGTGCTCAGATTGATTGGGATATTGGTACTTTGGAAGCAACAGATGATTCTGGTAATGGTTTGGGCCCATATGAAATTGTTAATGCCAGTGAGATCTTGCAGAATTCTGCACCAAATGAAGCTGCAGAATCTGATAAAACCCCATTACACAAAACAGAAGACAATCCACTTCCTGAAATTTCTGTGTCAGATATATCCTGGGATATTAGTGTTGAAACACCGCAGGTCGATGTGATTCACGATGTCAGCTTACCAAACATACAATTGGAAAATCAGACATATGCTCCAGATACCTTACCTGATACCCCAGGAATCCGGGAGGAGAGGAGCCAACTTTTGGAGACAGAGTACAGAAATAAGATTCTGGATGATTTGTATGAG ATGAAAGCATTTTTGAACCAGCGATTGGTGGAGTTGAGGAATGAAGACACTTTGTCATTGCAAAATCAAGTCCAAGCAGTTGCTCCCTTGGTGCTGCAGCAGTATACACCGGATGCCATCGAGACAATGATATCTGATGTTTCATTGGCAGTTTCACTGCTGACAAATAGAAAAACACGAGATTTAATAATGATTCTCAACTCTAAACG ATTCCTAGACAGAATAGTTAGTACATTGGAGGAGAAGAAACATCATGAAGTGAAGTTAAAAGAGGGGTTGAAGGATGTGGCTGCCAAACGTATGGAGCTCCAGAATTCTCTATCTTCTTCATGGCCAAAGCAA GAAGCTGCTCTTGCAAAAACCAGGGAGCTGAAGAAGCTATGTGAAAGTACCCTCTCATCCGTATTTGATGGAAGACCAGTTAATATAATTGGAGAGATCAATGCCTTGTTGAGTAGTGGTATTAGTGCATAA
- the LOC18599078 gene encoding protein STRUBBELIG-RECEPTOR FAMILY 2 → MDTELLCFYFTVIVFSAALFVESEATTDQLDVVALNGLYKALNSPPQLRGWKLYGGDPCGELWTGVACSGSAVIHLNVPLLNLSGYLSQLDNLHNLKYLDLSSNNIQGEIPYGLPLNVTHINMACNSLSKKIPHSLSFLKNLRHLNLSHNLLSGPIGDVFTSLQSLKTMDLSDNNFTGDLPKSFGSLTNLTELFLQNNNFTGSVVYLSELPLTYLNLEDNHFSGIIPMQFQSIPNLWIWGNRFDVAAIYPPWNFPLNSVPREKNISSPPTTEQSAVVDYLSPEVSEEKKKSLSPVGIACVVVGVALMALCAALFFAFHVNLSHAKRLKSLDSSNSTLHSLPISTTMDCSTTAQAASPPFFSISSPSPLIPRHTPPVHPTSSEKTSRRKSFSRKRKFATTAKVFTVAELQLATNSFSEEKLLGEGSLGSVYKAEFPDGQVFAVKNINMVSLSYHEEEHFMAVIQMASQLRHPNIVRLIGYSVEHEQHLLVYEYVRNLSLDDALHNEVFKPLSWGLRVCIALGIARALDYLHSTFSPPVTHCNIKAANILLDEELMPHICDCGLAILRPFTSNAVKIKASEIAIWDSGYIAPEHGEPGSDNTNSDVYAFGVLLLELLTGRRPFDSSRPREEQSLVHWALFRLHDSESLEQMVDPSIKRTFPARSLSRFADIVSLCIQPEKEFRPPMSEIVESLTRLLQTMGLTKSSATDGAEVDPLERSFCSTQTCFKGSPPAPHMSPNLTSGSLSHGFLFPM, encoded by the exons ATGGACACCGAGCTTCTGTGTTTCTATTTCACTGTAATTGTTTTCTCCGCGGCTTTGTTTGTAGAGTCTGAGGCTACTACGGATCAACTTGATG TCGTTGCTCTAAATGGTCTGTACAAGGCGCTGAACTCCCCGCCCCAGCTAAGAGGGTGGAAATTGTATGGCGGGGATccatgtggtgaattgtggaCAGGAGTGGCATGTTCTGGGTCTGCCGTGATACACCT GAACGTTCCACTACTAAATCTTAGTGGGTATCTAAGCCAACTTGATAATCTCCATAACCTGAAGTATCT GGATCTAAGCTCCAATAACATTCAAGGTGAAATTCCATATGGCTTACCCCTTAATGTCACTCATAT AAATATGGCCTGTAACAGCTTGAGCAAAAAAATACCCCACTCGTtatctttcttgaaaaatctcAGGCATCT gAATCTAAGCCACAATTTGTTGTCTGGACCTATTGGGGATGTATTTACTAGCTTACAGAGTCTGAAGACAAT GGATCTATCGGACAATAATTTCACTGGAGATCTACCAAAATCTTTTGGATCACTGACTAATCTTACTGAACT GTTCTTGCAAAATAACAACTTCACTGGATCAGTGGTATATTTGTCTGAGCTTCCTCTAACTTACCT GAACCTTGAAGATAATCATTTTAGTGGCATTATTCCGATGCAGTTTCAATCAATTCCAAATTTATG GATTTGGGGTAATAGATTCGATGTAGCGGCCATCTATCCGCCCtggaatttccctttgaatagTGTTCCGCGTGAGAAAAATATTAGTAGTCCACCAACAACTGAGCAGAGTGCTGTGGTGGACTACCTCTCCCCTGAAGTAAgtgaagagaagaagaaaagtctAAGCCCTGTAGGAATAGCATGTGTGGTTGTTGGTGTGGCTCTGATGGCTCTCTGTGCAGCATTATTCTTTGCATTCCATGTTAACCTATCTCATGCCAAAAGGCTCAAAAGCTTGGACAGCAGCAATAGCACGCTGCATTCTCTTCCGATCAGTACAACTATGG ACTGCTCTACTACTGCACAAGCAGCTAGCCCACCATTCTTCAGTATCAGCAGCCCATCCCCTCTCATCCCAAGGCATACTCCCCCTGTTCATCCTACCAGTAGTGAGAAAACATCTAGAAGAAAAAGTTTCTCACGAAAACGCAAATTTGCAACGACTGCAAAAGTGTTTACCGTGGCAGAGCTTCAATTAGCTACGAACAGCTTTAGTGAAGAGAAGCTTCTTGGAGAGGGATCTCTTGGTTCTGTTTACAAAGCTGAGTTTCCAGACGGGCAA GTTTTTGCTGTAAAGAACATCAACATGGTATCTTTGTCTTACCATGAAGAAGAGCATTTTATGGCAGTCATTCAGATGGCATCACAACTAAGGCACCCAAACATTGTAAGACTTATTGGCTACTCTGTAGAACATGAACAGCATCTTCTAGTGTATGAATATGTGAGAAATTTATCTCTTGACGATGCTTTGCACAATGAAGTCTTCAAGCCATTGTCCTGGGGTTTACGTGTTTGTATTGCTCTCGGTATTGCTCGGGCTTTGGA CTATTTGCACTCTACATTCTCACCTCCTGTCACTCATTGCAACATAAAGGCTGCCAACATCTTGCTTGATGAAGAACTAATGCCTCACATATGTGACTGTGGCCTAGCAATTCTAAGACCATTTACGAGCAATGCTGTCAAAATTAAG GCTTCTGAAATTGCAATCTGGGACAGTGGCTACATCGCACCTGAGCACGGGGAACCAGGGAGTGATAACACAAACAGTGATGTGTACGCCTTTGGAGTGTTGCTGCTGGAGTTATTAACAGGCAGAAGACCCTTTGATAG TTCTAGACCTCGAGAAGAGCAATCTTTGGTGCACTGGGCTTTGTTCCGTCTTCATGATAGTGAAAGTCTGGAACAGATGGTTGATCCTAGCATTAAAAGAACATTTCCTGCCAGGTCTCTCTCCCGTTTTGCAGACATTGTCTCCTTATGCATTCAG CCTGAGAAAGAATTCCGACCACCGATGTCCGAAATCGTGGAATCTCTGACACGTCTCTTACAAACGATGGGCCTGACGAAAAGCAGTGCAACCGATGGTGCTGAAGTTGACCCTTTGGAGAGATCTTTCTGTTCTACTCAAACTTGCTTCAAGGGCTCCCCACCCGCTCCCCATATGTCCCCGAATCTTACATCGGGTTCACTTAGCCATGGGTTCTTATTCCCGATGTAA